One window of the Camarhynchus parvulus chromosome 2, STF_HiC, whole genome shotgun sequence genome contains the following:
- the MTFR1 gene encoding mitochondrial fission regulator 1, producing the protein MICWLKRLIRMAFEQIGLNMESVLWSSKPYGSSRSIVRKIGTNLSLIQCPRVHFQLISHVTEGNTPAHLREDAVPSFADVGWIAEEEGEVSTRLRSEVWLKTTQPPLGEAHHSRKPPLRQTSLQSPAGEEPVPRIAVMANEEAMQKISALENELASLRAQIAKIVTLQEQQNLTTVGPSPLASAAVPVAPPSLPPPPPPPLPPPPPTSLGQSKSAIDLIKERKNQKMNAGQDVVEDGPKKPEVPNMLEILKDMNSVKLRSVKRSLEGTKPKVSQPADPATLIAEALKKKFAYRYQNESQGETETVIPKAETKTQAEVVLFGPHMLKSTGKMKTLIEKS; encoded by the exons ATGATTTGCTGGCTGAAGCGCTTAATTAGGATGGCTTTTGAACAAATTGGATTGAACATGGAATCA GTGCTTTGGTCAAGCAAGCCTTATGGTTCATCTCGAAGTATTGTAAGAAAAATTGGTACTAACCTCTCTCTTATACAGTGTCCAAGAGTTCACTTTCAG CTAATTTCTCATGTCACGGAAGGAAACACTCCTGCTCACCTCAGAGAAGATGCAGTGCCCTCCTTTGCTGATGTGGGATGGATTgctgaagaagaaggtgaagtCTCTACCAGGCTCAG GTCAGAAGTTTGGTTAAAAACAACCCAGCCTCCTCTAGGTGAAGCACACCATTCCAGGAAGCCCCCACTCAGACAAACGTCCTTGCAGAGCCCGGCGGGAGAGGAGCCAGTGCCCAGGATTGCAGTGATGGCAAACGAAGAAGCAATGCAGAAGATCAGTGCCCTAGAAAATGAACTGGCCTCTTTAAGAGCACAGATAGCCAAAATTGTAACCTTGCAAGAACAGCAGAACTTGACAACAG TTGGGCCAAGTCCACTTGCttcagctgctgtccctgttgCACCTCCATCActgccaccacctcctcctcctcctctgcctccaccCCCTCCCACAAGTCTGGGTCAGAGTAAGTCTGCAATTGATCTCattaaagagaggaaaaaccaaaaaatgaacGCTGGCCAGGATGTGGTGGAAGATGGGCCAAAGAAGCCTGAAGTACCAAACATGCTAGAAATCCTCAAAGACATGAACAGTGTGAAACTGCGCTCGGTGAAAAG atCCTTAGAAGGTACAAAACCTAAAGTGTCTCAGCCTGCAGATCCAGCAACATTAATAGCAGAAGCTCTCAAAAAGAAATTTGCGTATCGATACCAAAATGAAAGCCAAGGTGAAACAGAAACAGTGATTCCAAAGGCTGAAACAAAGACACAGGCTGAGGTAGTGCTG tttgGACCACACATGCTGAAGTCTACAGGAAAGATGAAGACTTTAATTGAAAAATCTTAG